A DNA window from Bacteroides cellulosilyticus contains the following coding sequences:
- a CDS encoding YifB family Mg chelatase-like AAA ATPase, protein MLIKVFGAAVQGIDATLITIEVNSSRGCMFYLVGLPDSAVKESHQRIISALQVNGYRIPTSNIIINMAPADIRKEGSAYDLPLAIGMLAAGEVIQPDKLNRYLMMGELSLDGSLQPIKGALPIAIKARELGFEGIIVPRQNALEAAVVNQIQVYGVENIKEVIEFFNGKQELTPTIVNTREEFYAQQSSFDLDFADVKGQENVKRALEVAAAGGHNIILIGAPGSGKSMLAKRLPSILPPLSLGESLETTKIHSVAGRLQNNTGLISKRPFRDPHHTISTVAMTGGGSYPQPGEISLAHNGILFLDELPEFNRSVLEVLRQPLEDRKITISRVKSNVEYPASFMLVASMNPCPCGYYNHPTKACVCSPGQVQKYLNRISGPLLDRIDLQIEVVPVPFEKMSDAHPGEASSSIRERVISARQIQENRYADIPGVYCNAQMSSKLLSLYARPDDKGLALLKNAMNRLNLSARAYDRILKVARTIADLENSDLIQPSHLAEAIGYRNLDREDWAG, encoded by the coding sequence GTGCTAATCAAAGTTTTCGGAGCAGCTGTGCAAGGTATCGACGCAACTCTCATCACCATCGAAGTAAATAGTTCAAGAGGTTGTATGTTCTATCTTGTCGGACTACCGGATTCGGCCGTCAAAGAAAGCCACCAACGTATCATTTCCGCACTACAAGTGAATGGATACCGGATACCTACCAGCAATATCATCATCAATATGGCACCTGCTGATATCCGCAAAGAAGGTTCCGCCTATGACCTCCCACTTGCCATTGGTATGCTTGCCGCCGGAGAAGTAATCCAACCGGATAAGCTGAACCGCTACTTGATGATGGGCGAACTGAGCCTTGACGGTAGCCTGCAACCCATCAAGGGGGCTCTGCCCATTGCCATCAAAGCACGTGAATTAGGATTCGAAGGAATCATAGTACCCAGACAGAACGCTCTTGAAGCGGCAGTAGTCAATCAGATTCAAGTATATGGAGTTGAAAACATCAAAGAGGTAATAGAATTCTTCAATGGGAAGCAGGAACTCACTCCTACCATCGTCAATACCCGCGAAGAGTTTTATGCACAACAAAGTAGCTTTGATCTGGACTTCGCGGATGTAAAAGGACAGGAAAACGTAAAACGTGCACTGGAAGTGGCCGCGGCAGGGGGACATAATATTATTCTGATTGGTGCCCCGGGAAGCGGAAAATCCATGCTTGCCAAAAGATTACCATCCATTCTTCCCCCACTGTCCCTGGGAGAGAGCCTTGAAACTACAAAAATACATTCTGTGGCAGGAAGACTGCAAAACAATACGGGGCTTATTTCAAAACGCCCGTTCCGCGATCCGCATCACACTATCTCCACAGTAGCCATGACGGGTGGAGGCAGTTATCCACAACCAGGAGAAATCAGCCTTGCCCATAATGGTATTTTATTTCTGGACGAGTTGCCGGAATTCAATCGCAGCGTACTGGAAGTCCTCCGCCAACCGCTGGAAGACCGGAAGATCACCATTTCCCGTGTGAAAAGCAATGTGGAATACCCTGCCAGTTTTATGCTGGTAGCCTCTATGAACCCATGCCCTTGCGGATATTACAATCATCCGACAAAAGCTTGTGTATGTAGCCCAGGACAAGTACAAAAATACCTGAATCGTATCTCCGGCCCTCTACTTGACCGCATCGACCTACAAATTGAAGTAGTTCCTGTACCTTTTGAGAAAATGTCCGATGCACATCCGGGAGAAGCAAGTTCCAGCATACGGGAGCGTGTAATCTCCGCCCGACAAATTCAGGAAAACAGATATGCAGATATTCCGGGCGTTTACTGTAATGCACAAATGAGCAGCAAACTACTTTCCCTATATGCTCGTCCGGATGACAAAGGTCTTGCCTTACTGAAAAATGCAATGAACAGGCTTAATCTTTCCGCCCGTGCCTACGACCGTATACTAAAAGTTGCACGTACCATTGCCGATCTTGAAAACAGTGACCTGATACAGCCCTCACATTTGGCAGAAGCCATCGGATACAGGAACCTGGATAGAGAAGACTGGGCGGGATAA
- a CDS encoding TlpA disulfide reductase family protein gives MKNVCLLYLLLIGLSACGGKKTDSISLSGEIKGLGNDTIYLYGADRMHDRMDTLIAEKDKFSATLSADTLVTTILLFSDGTEYPLFLNKGNKIQIKGSMAELSSLQISGNAPNKELTDFNQDLKGLGTPSGKALEEKAEKFITEHPASLVSIYLLDKYFVQNPQPDLTQIQKLADRMTGELKDRPFMDALLNRIEEEEKVAVGKSAPYFRLRNAEDKDISRSNFKDQYLLIQFWASWDTVSRANNAMFRRIYKKEQKNKNFALLGVSLDLDKKKWQETIKADTLKWEQACDFSGWSGEIIKQFAIQTLPTNILLSPTGRIEGKNLDEKAIENKLKEIAEKEKEKKKTTHH, from the coding sequence ATGAAGAACGTCTGTCTATTATATCTTCTATTAATCGGCCTCTCTGCCTGTGGTGGAAAGAAAACCGATAGTATCAGCCTCAGCGGAGAAATCAAAGGATTGGGGAATGATACCATCTATTTATATGGTGCGGACAGAATGCATGACCGCATGGATACGCTGATTGCCGAAAAAGATAAATTCTCCGCGACACTTTCTGCTGATACGTTAGTCACCACAATCTTATTATTCAGTGATGGAACGGAGTACCCGCTTTTCCTGAATAAAGGAAATAAGATACAAATAAAAGGCTCCATGGCCGAACTATCCTCTTTACAAATCAGCGGCAATGCCCCCAATAAAGAATTAACAGACTTCAACCAGGACCTGAAAGGATTGGGTACCCCGTCCGGAAAAGCTTTGGAAGAGAAAGCAGAGAAATTCATTACTGAACATCCTGCTTCATTAGTCAGTATCTATCTGCTGGATAAATACTTTGTGCAAAACCCTCAACCCGATCTGACACAAATCCAGAAACTGGCAGACCGTATGACCGGAGAACTGAAGGACCGCCCCTTCATGGATGCATTACTGAACCGGATTGAAGAAGAAGAAAAAGTAGCTGTAGGAAAATCGGCACCCTACTTCCGACTGCGCAATGCGGAAGATAAAGATATAAGTCGCTCCAACTTTAAAGACCAGTACCTGCTCATACAGTTCTGGGCTTCGTGGGATACGGTCAGCCGTGCAAACAATGCCATGTTCCGCCGTATTTATAAGAAAGAGCAGAAGAATAAGAACTTCGCATTGCTGGGCGTTTCTCTCGATCTTGATAAAAAGAAATGGCAGGAAACCATCAAAGCGGATACGCTGAAATGGGAACAAGCCTGTGATTTCTCCGGCTGGAGCGGAGAGATTATCAAACAATTTGCCATACAGACGCTTCCTACCAACATACTTCTCAGTCCTACGGGAAGAATAGAAGGTAAAAATCTGGATGAAAAAGCAATTGAGAACAAGCTAAAAGAAATTGCTGAAAAAGAAAAGGAGAAGAAAAAAACTACTCACCACTAA
- a CDS encoding tetratricopeptide repeat protein, which produces MTKRLYLPLLMALVVALSSCSSKMGELSSDYFTVTPQVLEAVGGKVPATINGKFPEKYFNKKAVVEVTPVLKWNGGEAKGQSAVFQGEKVEGNDQTISYKMGGNYTMKTSFDYVPEMAKSELYLEFKATIGSKTVTIPAVKVADGVISTSEMVEQTLSSATPANGDDAFQRIIKEKHDANIMFLIQQANVRASELKTAKEFNEEVKNVDGAVNKKISNIEVSAYASPDGGVSLNTKLAENRQDNTAKVINQNLKKAKVDAAIDTKYTAQDWEGFQELVSKSNIQDKELILRVLSMYSDPEQREQEIKNISSVYKNLADEILPQLRRSRLTLNYEIIGKSDDEITNLANTDAKQLSLEELLYAATLTNDPAKQEVIFTKATQIYPNDYRAYNNLGKLAYQAGNLDKAESYFKKAASIKDAPEVNMNLGLIALTKGDKAAAETYLSKASGAKELNEALGNLYVAQGQYDRAVSAFGNTKSNSAALAQILAKDYNKAKNTLASVEKPDAYTEYLMAVLGARTNNSSMVTSSLKSAVAKDSSLAKKAASDLEFAKYFTNADFMSIIQ; this is translated from the coding sequence ATGACTAAGAGATTGTATCTGCCTTTGTTAATGGCACTGGTTGTTGCACTTTCATCTTGTAGCAGCAAAATGGGTGAATTATCTTCTGATTATTTCACCGTGACCCCTCAGGTTCTTGAAGCTGTAGGTGGCAAAGTTCCCGCCACTATCAACGGAAAATTCCCTGAAAAGTATTTTAACAAGAAAGCTGTAGTAGAAGTAACTCCGGTTCTGAAATGGAACGGTGGAGAAGCTAAAGGACAGTCGGCCGTATTCCAGGGAGAAAAAGTAGAAGGTAACGACCAGACCATCTCGTACAAGATGGGTGGTAACTACACTATGAAAACTTCTTTCGACTATGTTCCCGAAATGGCTAAATCAGAGTTATATCTGGAATTCAAAGCCACAATCGGTAGCAAAACAGTTACTATTCCTGCCGTGAAAGTAGCTGACGGTGTGATTTCTACTTCTGAAATGGTTGAGCAGACACTGAGCAGCGCTACTCCTGCTAACGGTGACGACGCTTTCCAACGTATCATCAAGGAAAAACACGATGCTAACATCATGTTCTTGATTCAGCAAGCTAACGTTCGCGCCAGCGAATTGAAAACTGCTAAGGAATTCAACGAAGAAGTGAAGAACGTAGACGGTGCTGTAAACAAGAAGATCAGCAACATCGAAGTTTCCGCTTATGCATCTCCCGATGGTGGTGTAAGCCTGAACACCAAGTTGGCTGAAAACCGCCAGGACAACACAGCAAAGGTTATCAACCAAAACTTGAAGAAAGCAAAAGTTGACGCTGCTATCGATACAAAATATACTGCTCAGGACTGGGAAGGTTTCCAGGAATTGGTATCTAAATCTAATATCCAGGATAAAGAACTGATCCTTCGCGTTCTGTCTATGTATTCTGATCCTGAACAAAGAGAGCAGGAAATCAAGAACATTTCTTCTGTTTACAAGAACTTAGCTGACGAAATCTTGCCGCAATTGCGTCGTTCTCGTCTGACTTTGAATTATGAAATCATTGGTAAGTCTGATGACGAAATCACTAACCTGGCTAACACAGATGCTAAGCAACTGAGCCTGGAAGAATTGCTGTACGCAGCTACTCTGACCAACGATCCGGCTAAACAAGAAGTAATCTTCACTAAAGCTACTCAGATTTATCCGAACGACTATCGCGCTTACAATAACTTAGGTAAACTGGCTTACCAGGCAGGTAATCTTGACAAGGCTGAAAGCTACTTCAAGAAAGCTGCTTCTATCAAGGATGCTCCTGAAGTAAACATGAACCTTGGTTTGATCGCTTTGACAAAGGGTGATAAAGCTGCTGCTGAAACTTACCTGAGCAAAGCTTCCGGTGCAAAAGAACTGAACGAAGCTCTGGGTAACCTGTACGTCGCTCAAGGTCAATATGACAGAGCCGTAAGCGCATTCGGCAACACGAAATCTAACAGTGCCGCTTTGGCTCAGATTCTGGCTAAGGACTACAACAAAGCTAAAAATACTTTGGCAAGTGTAGAAAAGCCAGACGCTTATACTGAATACCTGATGGCTGTATTAGGTGCAAGAACTAACAATTCTTCTATGGTTACCAGCAGCTTGAAGAGCGCTGTAGCTAAAGATTCTTCATTAGCTAAGAAAGCTGCTTCTGACCTGGAATTTGCTAAGTACTTCACGAATGCAGATTTCATGAGCATCATTCAGTAA
- the xerD gene encoding site-specific tyrosine recombinase XerD, which yields MKLDEKTVNKEKQALIIRKYQRYLKLEKALSANTLDAYLTDLDKLLRFLEAENIDMLSVTLDDLQRFAAGLHDIGIHPRSQARIMSGIKSFFHFLIMADYREDDPSELLEGPKIGFKLPEVLTVEEIDTIIATVDMSKKEGQRNRAILETLYSCGLRVSELCNLKLSELYFDEGFIKVEGKGSKQRLVPISPRAIKEIKYWLLDRNVGKIKKGFEDYVFLARWGNSISRIMVFHLIKELAEKAGITKNISPHTFRHSFATHLLEGGANLRAIQCMLGHESIATTEIYTHIDRNMLRSEIIEHHPRNIKYRKETGFH from the coding sequence ATGAAATTAGACGAAAAAACAGTAAATAAGGAGAAACAAGCGTTGATAATCAGAAAGTACCAACGATATCTAAAGTTAGAAAAAGCACTTTCTGCCAATACGCTTGATGCCTATCTGACCGATCTTGACAAATTGCTGCGTTTTCTGGAAGCAGAGAATATCGATATGTTGTCAGTCACTCTGGACGACTTGCAACGTTTCGCCGCCGGCTTGCATGACATCGGCATCCATCCCCGCTCCCAGGCACGCATCATGTCCGGAATAAAATCATTCTTCCACTTCCTGATTATGGCAGACTATCGGGAGGATGATCCCAGTGAGTTGCTCGAAGGTCCTAAAATAGGTTTTAAACTACCGGAGGTATTGACCGTAGAAGAAATAGACACCATCATAGCTACTGTAGACATGAGCAAAAAGGAAGGCCAGCGCAACCGGGCCATTCTGGAAACCCTATACAGTTGCGGACTGCGCGTCTCGGAACTTTGCAATCTGAAGCTGTCCGAACTCTATTTCGACGAAGGTTTTATCAAGGTAGAAGGGAAAGGCAGCAAACAACGATTAGTCCCTATTTCCCCCCGTGCCATCAAAGAAATAAAATACTGGTTGCTCGACCGTAATGTTGGTAAAATAAAGAAAGGATTTGAAGATTATGTATTCCTTGCCCGCTGGGGAAACAGCATCTCGCGCATCATGGTTTTTCACCTGATAAAAGAGTTGGCGGAGAAAGCCGGTATCACCAAAAATATCAGCCCGCACACCTTCCGCCATTCCTTCGCTACCCACTTGCTGGAAGGAGGTGCAAACCTGCGTGCCATACAATGTATGCTGGGACACGAGTCCATCGCAACTACCGAAATTTATACCCATATCGACCGGAATATGTTGCGGAGTGAGATCATTGAACACCATCCAAGGAACATCAAGTACAGAAAAGAGACAGGATTTCATTAA
- the aroQ gene encoding type II 3-dehydroquinate dehydratase, translating to MRIQIINGPNINLLGKREPSIYGSVTFEDYLAELRKKYADVQIDYFQSNIEGELIDKIQQTGFEVDGIILNAGAYTHTSIALQDAIRSVTSPVIEVHISNVHAREAFRHVSMIACACKGVICGFGLNSYRLALEALISDK from the coding sequence ATGAGGATACAAATAATTAACGGCCCGAATATCAATCTATTGGGTAAGCGTGAACCTTCCATTTACGGCAGTGTTACTTTTGAGGATTACCTTGCTGAACTTCGTAAGAAGTACGCTGACGTGCAAATAGACTATTTCCAGTCAAACATTGAGGGAGAGCTGATAGACAAAATCCAGCAAACCGGTTTTGAGGTGGATGGAATCATCCTGAACGCAGGTGCTTACACCCACACCTCCATTGCTTTGCAAGATGCCATCCGTTCAGTGACTTCTCCGGTCATCGAGGTGCATATTTCCAACGTGCATGCCCGTGAGGCTTTCCGGCACGTGTCTATGATTGCCTGCGCCTGTAAAGGTGTGATTTGCGGTTTCGGCTTAAACTCCTACCGTTTGGCGCTCGAAGCGTTGATAAGTGATAAATGA
- the pyk gene encoding pyruvate kinase yields the protein MLLKQTKIVATISDKRCDVDFIKGLFEAGMNVVRMNTAHLGYDGLEKLINNVRTVSNRIAILMDTKGPEVRTTISEEPIPYKTGDRVKVVGNPDIPTTRECISVSYPNFVHDVSVGVHILIDDGDLEMIVVDKTPEYLVCEVQNEATLGSRKSVNVPGVRINLPSLTEKDRNNILYAIEKDIDFIAHSFVRNKQDVLDIQEILDAHNSDIRIIAKIENQEGVDNIDEILEVADGVMVARGDLGIEVPQERIPGIQRLLIRKCILAKKPVIVATQMLHTMITNPRPTRAEVTDIANAIYYRTDALMLSGETAYGKYPLDAVKTMTKVAAQAEKDKLADNDIRIPLDENSNDVTAFLAKQAVKATSKLKIRAIITDSYSGRTARNLAAFRGKYPVLAICYKEKTMRHLALSYGVEAIYMPELANGQEYYFAALRRLLKEGRLSETDMVGYLSSGKAGTHTSFLEINVVGDALKYSEESVLPNKNRYL from the coding sequence ATGTTATTGAAACAGACTAAAATCGTTGCAACCATTTCAGATAAGCGTTGTGACGTTGATTTTATAAAAGGCTTGTTTGAAGCCGGTATGAACGTGGTGCGTATGAACACGGCGCATCTTGGGTATGACGGCCTTGAGAAGTTGATAAATAATGTTCGTACGGTGTCCAACCGCATTGCTATCCTGATGGATACAAAAGGTCCGGAAGTCCGCACCACTATTAGTGAAGAACCTATACCTTATAAAACGGGAGACAGGGTGAAAGTGGTAGGCAATCCTGATATTCCCACTACCCGTGAGTGCATCTCTGTTTCTTATCCCAATTTTGTGCACGATGTGTCGGTAGGCGTCCACATTCTTATCGACGATGGCGATCTGGAAATGATAGTTGTAGATAAGACTCCCGAATATTTAGTGTGCGAGGTGCAGAATGAAGCTACGCTGGGAAGCCGCAAGAGCGTCAATGTACCGGGTGTACGCATAAACCTTCCTTCTCTGACAGAGAAGGACCGCAATAACATCCTTTATGCCATCGAGAAAGATATTGACTTCATAGCACACTCTTTTGTGCGCAACAAACAGGATGTTCTTGATATACAGGAAATCCTGGACGCTCATAACAGTGATATCCGCATCATTGCCAAGATTGAAAACCAGGAAGGTGTGGATAACATCGACGAGATTCTGGAAGTAGCCGATGGTGTGATGGTAGCTCGTGGTGACCTTGGCATCGAAGTTCCGCAGGAACGTATCCCCGGCATCCAGCGTTTGCTTATCCGTAAGTGTATTCTGGCTAAGAAACCGGTAATAGTAGCTACCCAGATGCTCCATACGATGATTACGAATCCGCGTCCTACCCGTGCAGAGGTGACGGATATTGCCAACGCCATCTATTATCGTACGGATGCTTTGATGTTGAGTGGTGAAACAGCTTATGGTAAATATCCGCTGGACGCTGTGAAGACCATGACGAAAGTTGCCGCACAGGCAGAAAAAGATAAACTGGCAGATAATGATATCCGTATTCCATTGGATGAAAACAGTAATGACGTGACTGCCTTCCTGGCAAAGCAAGCTGTAAAAGCTACTTCTAAGTTGAAGATACGTGCCATTATTACCGATAGCTATAGCGGACGCACTGCCCGTAACCTTGCTGCATTCCGTGGTAAATATCCAGTGCTGGCTATTTGCTATAAAGAAAAGACAATGCGCCATCTGGCACTTTCTTACGGTGTGGAAGCTATTTACATGCCGGAACTTGCTAACGGACAGGAGTACTATTTCGCAGCTCTGCGCCGTCTGCTGAAAGAAGGTCGTCTGTCTGAAACAGATATGGTGGGCTATCTGAGTAGCGGTAAAGCCGGAACACATACTTCTTTCCTCGAAATAAATGTTGTAGGAGATGCCCTGAAGTATTCTGAAGAAAGTGTGTTGCCGAATAAAAACAGATACCTTTAA
- a CDS encoding O-methyltransferase, protein MTIDEYILQHIDDEGEYLKALYRDTHIKLLYPRMASGHLQGRMLKMFVKMIRPRRILEIGTYSGYSALCMAEGLPEDGMLYTFEINDEQEDFTRPWLENSAYADKIKFYIGDALEMIPQFDITFDLAFIDGDKRRYIDYYEMVLPRLSAGGYIIADNTLWDGHVLEEQPHRTDLQTIGIKAFNDLVAQDSRVEKVILPLRDGLTIIRKK, encoded by the coding sequence ATGACCATAGACGAATATATCTTGCAGCATATTGATGATGAAGGCGAATATCTGAAGGCTCTTTATCGGGATACACATATTAAGTTATTGTATCCGCGTATGGCATCGGGCCATTTGCAGGGGCGGATGCTAAAGATGTTTGTCAAAATGATACGTCCTCGTCGTATTTTGGAAATAGGTACTTATAGCGGTTATTCGGCTCTTTGCATGGCCGAGGGTTTGCCGGAAGATGGAATGTTGTATACATTCGAGATCAATGATGAGCAGGAAGACTTTACCCGGCCTTGGTTGGAGAACTCTGCTTATGCAGACAAAATCAAATTCTATATAGGTGATGCACTGGAGATGATTCCACAGTTTGATATTACTTTTGACCTTGCCTTTATAGATGGTGATAAGCGCAGATATATAGACTATTATGAAATGGTGTTGCCCCGTCTCTCCGCTGGTGGTTATATCATTGCTGATAACACTTTGTGGGACGGGCATGTGCTTGAAGAACAACCACATCGCACTGATCTGCAAACTATAGGTATTAAAGCCTTTAATGACCTTGTTGCACAAGATTCACGGGTAGAGAAGGTGATTCTTCCTTTGCGTGACGGCCTGACAATTATCCGCAAGAAATAA
- a CDS encoding sensor histidine kinase, which produces MKKTILITLFMMGILLQTKANSPTSTEEQFRDSIFQVINSETNDTLRSKILRGAFQQYIGQEAALEYLDSALVLSKRKGMHEEELYTLFDYCRHYEYRGEASEMEQYLLKLKEAAYRYKDYSLYYTVWLGMLQMRCAQGDTEYAIMQAKEMRKEAIRIKYESGAFVSLIALAQALNFAEQYDEAIQTYKQTLEENPNANEYSLLLIHGNLAKIYMEQEKYTEGLSELEQQEKVLKKMQEKGPQVINTLKSTFLETEISFGMIYAKNRDKENLKQHLIRAGKYYDKESFFSYYIDYHALWGIYYKLEKDWDKCFYEFNLAISACRGAEPFHENGILKMKGEAMMEAGRHEEAANIYKTAAQKGDSLNQDMLQRHEEVYQANYKIQKALLDKELMTKQYRWIYVGASSIILILMLLAIMHAFRIHLQLRRSEEETRQALETIEAADKMKEYFLQNITYEIRIPLNTVVGFSELLSAEQDLSEEEVQEYSAAIKNNSEKLLALINNILDLSRLEAGMMRFNVQECDAVQLCQEVKMMVNMQTTMVNPHFHTELEALSIQADSRWFLKLLSSLLSVPRLYTGEVCQVEYALTQEDQYLKITVKGSPLYQIWEDEQEQRILHDINRLYLEAFKGSYQISEGEQKVVTITYPLS; this is translated from the coding sequence ATGAAGAAAACAATATTAATCACCCTGTTTATGATGGGGATATTGCTTCAGACAAAGGCAAACTCACCGACTTCAACGGAAGAACAATTCCGTGACAGCATCTTTCAAGTCATTAACTCTGAGACAAACGATACTCTCCGCTCAAAGATATTGAGAGGAGCATTCCAGCAATATATAGGTCAGGAGGCAGCTTTAGAATATCTGGATTCAGCCCTTGTACTCTCCAAACGAAAAGGGATGCACGAAGAAGAGCTGTACACCCTCTTTGACTACTGCCGTCACTATGAATACCGGGGTGAGGCTTCTGAAATGGAACAGTATCTCCTAAAATTAAAAGAAGCCGCCTACCGATATAAGGATTACTCACTCTATTATACGGTCTGGTTAGGCATGCTCCAAATGAGATGTGCCCAGGGAGATACGGAATACGCTATCATGCAGGCCAAAGAGATGCGAAAGGAGGCCATCCGAATCAAGTATGAAAGTGGAGCATTCGTTTCGCTCATAGCTTTAGCACAAGCGTTGAATTTCGCAGAGCAGTATGACGAAGCAATTCAAACCTATAAACAAACTCTGGAAGAAAATCCGAATGCCAACGAATATTCACTCCTGTTAATACACGGAAATTTAGCGAAAATATATATGGAGCAGGAGAAGTATACGGAGGGTCTTAGTGAATTGGAACAACAGGAAAAAGTGCTAAAAAAGATGCAGGAAAAAGGTCCACAAGTTATAAATACACTGAAAAGCACTTTCTTAGAAACTGAAATATCCTTCGGCATGATTTATGCAAAAAACAGAGACAAAGAAAACCTGAAACAACATCTGATAAGGGCCGGGAAGTATTATGATAAAGAAAGCTTTTTCAGCTACTATATTGATTATCATGCTCTATGGGGCATATACTATAAGCTGGAGAAAGATTGGGACAAATGTTTCTACGAATTTAATCTGGCCATATCTGCTTGCCGCGGAGCAGAACCTTTTCATGAGAATGGCATCCTCAAAATGAAAGGGGAAGCTATGATGGAAGCCGGCCGACATGAAGAAGCTGCCAACATTTATAAGACAGCCGCACAGAAAGGCGACTCCCTCAACCAGGATATGCTGCAGCGCCATGAAGAGGTATATCAGGCTAACTATAAAATCCAAAAAGCCTTATTAGACAAAGAACTGATGACCAAGCAATACCGGTGGATATACGTCGGAGCATCCTCCATCATACTTATTCTGATGCTTCTTGCCATCATGCATGCCTTCCGCATTCACCTACAACTACGCCGTTCGGAAGAAGAAACCCGGCAAGCATTGGAAACGATAGAGGCAGCAGATAAGATGAAAGAATATTTTCTGCAAAACATCACTTACGAAATTCGCATACCATTAAATACAGTCGTAGGCTTTTCCGAACTGCTGTCTGCCGAGCAAGATCTCTCCGAAGAAGAAGTACAGGAATATTCGGCTGCCATAAAAAACAATTCAGAAAAGCTATTGGCTCTGATAAATAACATCCTTGATTTATCACGCCTTGAGGCAGGAATGATGCGCTTTAACGTACAGGAATGCGATGCAGTACAACTTTGCCAGGAAGTGAAAATGATGGTAAATATGCAGACCACAATGGTGAACCCACACTTCCATACGGAGCTTGAAGCACTATCCATACAGGCAGACAGCAGATGGTTCCTCAAACTGCTCTCATCACTATTGTCCGTGCCAAGGTTATATACCGGAGAAGTTTGCCAGGTAGAATATGCACTGACCCAGGAAGACCAATATCTCAAAATCACGGTAAAAGGAAGCCCTCTCTACCAAATATGGGAAGACGAACAGGAACAACGTATCCTGCACGACATCAACCGGCTTTATTTGGAAGCATTTAAAGGAAGCTATCAGATTTCAGAGGGAGAACAGAAAGTGGTTACAATTACTTATCCCCTGTCTTAG
- a CDS encoding sensor histidine kinase, giving the protein MKKPVFTLLFLFSLLLSSYANQDRKQDSLWKVANQHMKEQQYEKAANLYKELGDKIDTDYKEINSHKVKDLRKTYSIDELQLANNQQQNHLLLLALIILPCLIIVAGICFLYLKRQAKKLMLSKRKLQKAEKAVENSIRNKSLFISNMSHEIRTPLNALSGFSDVLTTPGIDEETRKQCNDIIQLNSRLLLNLVNDVVDISCLDVTNMKFNLKQCNAVDLCEGIIQTLEGIKQTQAEIFFKTELPLLEIETDTLRLHQVLINILVNATKFTKEGSITLLLEQNEKGMAQFSITDTGCGIPLEKQGSIFERFERVNEKSQGTGLGLAICQLIITRLGGKIWIDPQYTDGSRFIFTHPLKQEGKA; this is encoded by the coding sequence ATGAAAAAACCTGTCTTCACACTACTATTTCTATTTTCTTTGCTTCTTAGCAGTTACGCTAACCAAGACAGAAAACAAGACAGCCTATGGAAAGTTGCGAATCAGCATATGAAAGAACAACAATATGAAAAAGCTGCCAATCTATACAAAGAATTAGGAGATAAGATTGATACCGATTACAAGGAAATCAATTCTCACAAGGTAAAGGATTTACGGAAGACATACTCCATTGATGAATTGCAACTGGCTAACAACCAGCAACAAAATCATTTGTTATTATTAGCCCTTATCATATTACCCTGCCTTATCATTGTTGCCGGCATTTGTTTTCTCTACTTGAAAAGACAAGCAAAGAAATTAATGCTCTCAAAGCGGAAATTGCAGAAAGCAGAGAAAGCCGTAGAAAATTCAATACGCAACAAGAGTCTGTTCATATCAAATATGAGCCACGAAATCCGGACTCCGCTAAATGCCTTGTCCGGTTTCTCCGATGTACTGACCACTCCGGGTATTGATGAGGAAACGCGAAAACAATGCAATGACATTATCCAACTGAACTCACGCCTGTTATTGAATCTGGTGAACGACGTGGTAGACATTTCCTGTCTTGACGTAACAAACATGAAATTCAATCTCAAACAATGCAACGCAGTAGATTTATGTGAAGGCATCATCCAGACCCTGGAAGGCATCAAGCAAACGCAGGCTGAAATCTTTTTCAAAACAGAACTTCCTCTTTTAGAGATTGAGACTGATACACTTCGGTTGCACCAGGTGCTAATCAATATTTTAGTCAATGCTACCAAATTCACAAAAGAAGGAAGTATCACCCTGCTACTGGAACAAAACGAAAAAGGCATGGCACAATTCTCAATCACAGATACCGGTTGCGGTATTCCGTTAGAAAAGCAAGGCAGCATATTCGAACGTTTCGAAAGAGTAAACGAGAAATCTCAGGGAACAGGCCTCGGATTAGCTATCTGCCAACTTATAATCACCCGTCTCGGTGGAAAGATATGGATAGATCCGCAGTATACCGATGGTTCGCGTTTCATTTTCACCCACCCGTTAAAACAGGAGGGAAAAGCATGA